A genomic region of Arachis stenosperma cultivar V10309 chromosome 9, arast.V10309.gnm1.PFL2, whole genome shotgun sequence contains the following coding sequences:
- the LOC130948793 gene encoding uncharacterized protein LOC130948793 isoform X2, whose translation MRLPPRDTDGRAGVEVDNFGRSYHTELISRNDENDKEKVAKAKDGYFLKSQIYIIDIPQFSGGSIFSIKIKWSQEILFNEGQFSLNIPFNFPSYVNPIGIKSPKKERILLKVNSGAAREVSCNTSSHPLKVLMRQAGKLSLSYEAEVQAWSSIDFSLSYIVSLTDIVGGVLLQSPFLRDFDEREIFCLYLYPGKSQDRKVFRKNVVFIVDISGSMKGSPLESTKNALIASLSHLDAQDTFNIIAFNGEFYSFSGLMEPATVEKLLSATKWVEATFIANGGTNILNPLTQAMKLFQNSTASDSIPLIFLVTDGTVENERQICNFVKSCLTNGQPVRTPRLCTLGIGLHCNHYFLQMLAQIGRGHYDAAFDLDSISFRMQRLFRTASSVIVSDITLGGLGLDSVELFPPYIPDLSLESPLMISGRCNGTFPESVKVTGTLADMTKFEVDLEVQREKDIQLTNILAKRHMDLVTSQAWLLESAELVEKVSKMSIQHKIPSEYTCMVLVENSDGKKAPEPMLIKRAYSKLSRQRLERNTQKLFLGGMSLGFGDLKATANNVPPAIKEAKPSEGLLEKATSTCCGRFADNCCGMCLLQTCRFANDQCTIVCTQLCAALACFELINCCIELCDCDCL comes from the exons TTTAGTGGAGGCTCGATCTTCTCAATTAAGATCAAATGGTCTCAGGAGATATTATTCAATGAAGGCCAGTTCTCTCTTAATATTCCTTTTAACTTCCCTTCATACGTTAACCCTATTGGAATAAAATCTCCTAAGAAAGAGAGAATATTATTGAAAGTGAATTCTGGTGCTGCAAGAGAAGTGTCATGCAATACCTCCAGTCACCCTCTTAAG GTACTAATGCGCCAAGCTGGCAAATTAAGTTTATCATATGAGGCAGAAGTGCAAGCTTGGTCAAGTATAGACTTTAGTCTTTCTTACATT GTTTCTTTAACGGATATAGTTGGTGGTGTTCTCTTGCAATCTCCTTTCTTGCGTGATTTCGACGAACGGGAGATATTTTGCTTGTATCTTTACCCGGGAAAAAGCCAGGATAGAAAG GTTTTTAGAAAGAATGTGGTGTTTATAGTAGATATAAGTGGAAGCATGAAGGGAAGTCCTCTTGAAAGCACAAAGAATGCATTAATAGCATCCCTTTCCCATCTAGATGCACAAGATACATTTAACATAATAGCTTTCAATGGGGAGTTCTATTCATTTTCTGGATTGATGGAACCGGCTACGGTGGAAAAACTTTTGAGTGCTACCAAGTGGGTTGAAGCTACTTTTATTGCAAATGGTGGTACCAACATCTTGAATCCCTTAACTCAG GCAATGAAGCTGTTTCAGAATTCAACTGCTTCAGATTCAATCCCTCTAATTTTTCTTGTTACTGATGGGACTGTTGAGAATGAGAGACAGATATGCAATTTTGTGAAAAGCTGCCTCACAAATGGGCAACCGGTTCGCACACCGCGCTTATGTACTCTTGGCATAG GTTTACATTGTAATCACTACTTCCTGCAAATGCTAGCACAGATTGGGAGGGGCCACTATGATGCTGCTTTTGATTTAG ATTCCATTTCCTTTAGAATGCAAAGGTTGTTTAGAACTGCTTCATCAGTCATTGTTTCAGATATAACCCTTGGAGGTCTAGGTCTTGATTCAGTAGAG TTATTTCCACCTTATATTCCAGACCTATCATTAGAAAGTCCGTTAATGATATCAGGCAGATGCAATGGAACCTTTCCGGAATCAGTTAAAGTGACTGGTACTTTGGCAGATATGACTAAGTTTGAAGTGGACCTTGAAGTGCAAAGAGAAAAAGATATTCAACTCACGAAT ATCCTTGCAAAGAGACACATGGACCTTGTCACTTCTCAAGCATGGTTATTAGAAAGTGCAGAGTTGGTGGAAAAG GTCTCGAAGATGAGCATCCAACATAAAATCCCGTCAGAGTATACCTGCATGGTGCTTGTGGAGAACAGTGATGGGAAGAAGGCACCTGAACCAATGCTAATTAAGAGG GCATACAGTAAACTTAGCAGACAGAGATTGGAACGCAACACTCAGAAGTTATTCCTCGGAGGCATGAGTCTCGGGTTTGGTGACCTGAAAGCAACGGCAAATAACGTTCCGCCGGCAATCAAAGAAGCAAAACCTTCTGAAGGGCTTCTAGAGAAGGCTACCTCAACTTGCTGTGGCCGATTCGCTGACAACTGTTGTGGCATGTGTCTGCTCCAAACATGTCGCTTTGCGAATGACCAATGCACCATTGTCTGCACCCAACTCTGTGCAGCCCTCGCTTGTTTCGAGTTAATCAATTGCTGTATTGAGCTTTGTGACTGTGACTGCCTCTAG